From Cystobacter fuscus DSM 2262, one genomic window encodes:
- a CDS encoding RibD family protein, with amino-acid sequence MTGAKRPYVICHMVPSIDGRIVLESWKTPPSTLAEYERLALTFGADAWIVGRISMEPYAGKSKVPARKTPQPIPRTDFIARREAKSYAIALDPSGKLTWKSNVLSTGEQAVTILSEAVSDDYLAFLRARGVSYLFGGKTELNLKKVLEKLRKELGIKKLLLEGGGKINGSFLAEDLIDELSVLLVPVADGAIGTPSLFDVREGKGPARHLKLVSIEKRKGDLVWLRYKLKR; translated from the coding sequence ATGACTGGAGCGAAGCGACCGTATGTGATCTGCCACATGGTCCCCTCCATCGATGGACGGATCGTCCTCGAGAGCTGGAAGACTCCGCCCAGCACGCTGGCGGAGTACGAGCGGCTGGCCCTCACCTTCGGCGCCGATGCGTGGATTGTCGGCCGGATCTCCATGGAGCCCTACGCCGGGAAGTCGAAGGTCCCGGCACGCAAGACGCCGCAGCCGATTCCGAGGACGGACTTCATCGCGAGGCGCGAGGCGAAGTCCTACGCCATCGCGCTCGACCCCTCCGGCAAGCTCACCTGGAAGTCGAACGTCCTCAGTACTGGGGAGCAGGCGGTGACGATCCTCTCCGAGGCGGTCTCGGACGACTACCTGGCCTTCCTTCGAGCCAGGGGCGTCTCCTACCTGTTCGGAGGCAAGACGGAGCTGAATCTGAAGAAGGTGCTCGAGAAGCTTCGGAAGGAATTGGGCATCAAGAAGCTGCTCCTCGAGGGCGGCGGGAAGATCAACGGCTCCTTCCTGGCCGAGGACCTCATCGACGAGTTGAGCGTGTTGTTGGTGCCCGTCGCGGACGGAGCCATCGGCACGCCGTCACTCTTCGACGTGCGCGAGGGCAAGGGTCCAGCTCGCCACCTCAAGCTGGTCTCCATCGAGAAGCGCAAGGGAGACCTGGTCTGGCTGCGCTACAAGCTGAAGCGCTGA
- a CDS encoding methyltransferase domain-containing protein yields the protein MKNLAEEWTRRLLVDAGVREGMRVLDIGCGSGNVTFLAAELVGERGRVVGIDRDAAPLEVGRQRARDLGLTNVHFVCADLASPPGEYGPFDAVLGRRVLMYQPDAVASLTRLADALVPGGLIVLQEHDSTAMPVCLPELPLHRRVSSWMWETVAREGADLRMGLHLAPVLVKAGFKVERVRAEATVLTPEQSHPIGHILRAMRGRIVEKGVATEEALALDTIDERLAEEMRAANGTCLWEMVFGAWARRAG from the coding sequence ATGAAGAACCTGGCGGAGGAGTGGACGCGTCGGCTGCTCGTCGACGCGGGCGTGCGCGAGGGCATGCGCGTGCTCGACATCGGCTGTGGATCGGGCAACGTCACATTCCTGGCGGCGGAGCTCGTCGGGGAGCGGGGGCGGGTGGTGGGCATCGACCGGGATGCGGCGCCGCTCGAGGTGGGACGTCAGCGCGCCCGCGACCTCGGCCTGACGAACGTCCACTTCGTGTGCGCTGACCTGGCCTCACCGCCGGGCGAGTACGGTCCGTTCGACGCGGTGCTCGGACGGCGCGTGCTGATGTACCAGCCCGACGCGGTGGCCAGCCTCACGCGGCTCGCCGACGCGCTGGTGCCCGGGGGCCTCATTGTCCTGCAGGAGCATGACTCGACGGCGATGCCCGTCTGTCTGCCGGAGCTGCCGCTGCACCGTCGGGTGAGCAGCTGGATGTGGGAGACGGTCGCGCGCGAGGGCGCGGACCTGCGCATGGGCCTGCACCTCGCCCCGGTGCTGGTGAAGGCCGGGTTCAAGGTCGAGCGCGTCCGCGCCGAAGCCACCGTCCTCACGCCGGAGCAGTCGCACCCCATTGGCCACATCCTGCGCGCCATGCGCGGGCGCATCGTGGAGAAGGGGGTCGCGACGGAGGAGGCGCTGGCGCTGGACACGATCGACGAGCGGCTCGCCGAGGAGATGCGGGCGGCCAACGGCACCTGTCTCTGGGAGATGGTGTTCGGCGCCTGGGCGCGAAGGGCCGGCTGA
- a CDS encoding DUF4382 domain-containing protein: MKTHLISRLTALVAVMLLPLLGCGSGNSKLTVLLKDAPGDFKEAVVTIDQVYLQGEGGKLVLSDKKVTTDLLTLANDTATLVQDAVVPEGTYGELRFVVSGAYVRVDNGDGTTSIYATSPNYEGLPDGAQVDGDLQAPSLGSSGLKVKLDGDKLEVTGEQKVLVVDFDVSQSFGHDAGNMRKWVMHPVIKGADITLTGSAAVTLTLADGTTLPTVNGEQLTLADFNAVLTNSDGTRTVVALADTNEDGVFEVNFKFLFPGAYTLSFEGPMGVTSINVTPAIPFTVNVESGKEGTYAFTLNGVVAGAQ, from the coding sequence ATGAAGACTCATCTCATCTCCCGACTGACTGCGCTCGTGGCCGTCATGCTGCTGCCCCTGCTGGGGTGTGGCAGCGGCAACAGCAAGCTCACCGTGCTGCTCAAGGACGCCCCTGGCGACTTCAAGGAGGCCGTCGTCACCATCGACCAGGTCTACCTCCAGGGTGAGGGTGGCAAGCTGGTACTGAGCGACAAGAAGGTCACCACCGATCTGCTCACGCTGGCCAACGACACCGCGACGCTGGTGCAGGACGCCGTCGTCCCCGAGGGCACTTACGGCGAGCTGCGCTTCGTCGTCAGCGGCGCCTATGTGCGGGTGGACAACGGTGACGGCACCACCAGCATCTACGCCACCTCGCCCAACTACGAGGGCCTGCCCGACGGCGCCCAGGTGGACGGCGATCTGCAGGCGCCGAGCCTCGGCAGCTCCGGCCTGAAGGTGAAGCTGGACGGCGACAAGCTCGAGGTGACGGGCGAGCAGAAGGTGCTCGTGGTGGACTTCGACGTGTCGCAGAGCTTCGGCCACGACGCGGGCAACATGCGCAAGTGGGTCATGCACCCGGTCATCAAGGGCGCGGATATCACCCTGACGGGCAGCGCCGCCGTCACGCTGACCCTGGCCGACGGCACCACGCTGCCGACCGTCAACGGCGAGCAGCTCACCCTGGCCGACTTCAACGCCGTGCTGACCAACTCGGACGGCACCCGCACGGTGGTCGCCCTGGCGGACACCAACGAGGACGGCGTCTTCGAGGTCAACTTCAAGTTCCTCTTCCCGGGCGCCTACACCCTCTCCTTCGAGGGCCCCATGGGCGTGACGAGCATCAACGTCACCCCGGCCATCCCCTTCACCGTCAACGTCGAGTCGGGCAAGGAGGGCACCTACGCCTTCACGCTCAACGGCGTGGTGGCGGGCGCGCAGTAG
- a CDS encoding xanthine dehydrogenase family protein molybdopterin-binding subunit codes for MTTPSSLLGQPISRVDGPLKVTGQAKYAGEFNVPGLTYGHVLSSTIARGHIKKIDASAALALPGVLHVFTHENRPSTAWFDRNYKDEDAPAGSPFRPLDGADIVYSGQPIALVVAETFELARHAASLIRVEYKTKEHETDLAAQRHKAHSPAPGKGGYQPPPKPRGNPDKAFKSAPIQVDAEYSTPVEHHNPMETHVSTVIHEDDGTLSIYDKIQGVQNSYDYVSRVFKLDKDQVRVRAPFVGGAFGSGLRPQYQLFLAVMAARELKRSVRVTLTRQQMFTFGHRPETHQHVALGAAPDGTLLSIIHETLSETSRFEDYCEVVVNWSGLLYQCDNVRLDYKVAPLDQYTPIDMRAPGAVLGVYALECAMDELAYKAGVDPLELRFKNYAERDQNQDKPFSSKELKACYYQGAERFGWGKRSPAPRSMREGKQLIGWGVATGIWEAMQQQAAAKAVLSIDGTLTVSSATADIGTGTYTVMTQIAAETLGLPLDKVTFKLGDSSLPKSPIEGGSWTVSSVGTAVKEVCEKVREQVFAFARKVHHSPLAKAELDEVTFSGGHIRLKSDASRAVSLTEAMRHAGVLHVEEQALGLPNPKQLQYTRATHSAVFAEVKVDEDLGVVKVTRVVSAIAGGRVLNPKTARSQIIGGIVWGIGMALEEETLLDQKLGRFMNHDLAEYHVPVNADVHDIDVIFVDEEDTIVNPLGAKGLGEIGIVGVAAAIANAIFHATGKRVRELPITLDKLL; via the coding sequence ATGACGACGCCCTCCTCCCTGCTCGGACAACCCATCAGCCGCGTGGATGGGCCGCTCAAGGTGACCGGCCAGGCGAAGTACGCCGGGGAGTTCAACGTCCCGGGCCTCACCTACGGCCATGTCCTGTCGAGCACCATCGCCCGGGGCCACATCAAGAAGATCGACGCCAGCGCGGCGCTCGCGCTGCCGGGCGTGCTGCACGTCTTCACCCACGAGAACCGGCCGAGCACCGCCTGGTTCGACCGCAACTACAAGGACGAGGACGCCCCCGCCGGCTCTCCCTTCCGGCCGCTGGATGGCGCGGACATCGTCTACAGCGGCCAGCCCATCGCGCTCGTCGTCGCCGAGACCTTCGAGCTCGCCCGCCACGCCGCCTCCCTCATCCGCGTGGAGTACAAGACCAAGGAGCACGAGACGGACCTCGCCGCGCAGCGACACAAGGCCCACTCGCCGGCCCCCGGCAAGGGCGGCTACCAGCCCCCACCCAAGCCCCGGGGCAACCCGGACAAGGCCTTCAAGAGCGCTCCCATCCAGGTGGACGCCGAGTACTCCACGCCCGTCGAGCACCACAACCCCATGGAGACCCACGTCTCCACCGTCATCCACGAGGACGACGGCACGCTCAGCATCTACGACAAGATTCAAGGCGTGCAGAACAGCTACGACTACGTCTCGCGCGTCTTCAAGCTCGACAAGGATCAGGTGCGCGTGCGCGCGCCCTTCGTCGGCGGTGCGTTCGGCTCGGGGCTGCGGCCGCAATACCAGTTGTTCCTCGCCGTCATGGCGGCGCGCGAGCTCAAGCGCTCGGTGCGCGTGACGCTCACGCGCCAGCAGATGTTCACCTTCGGCCACCGCCCCGAGACGCACCAGCACGTGGCGCTCGGCGCGGCCCCGGACGGCACGCTCCTGTCCATCATCCACGAAACGCTCAGCGAGACGTCGCGCTTCGAGGACTACTGCGAGGTCGTCGTCAACTGGTCGGGCCTGCTCTACCAGTGCGACAACGTGCGGCTCGACTACAAGGTGGCCCCGCTGGACCAGTACACGCCCATCGACATGCGCGCTCCCGGCGCGGTGCTCGGCGTCTACGCGCTCGAGTGCGCCATGGACGAGCTCGCGTACAAGGCCGGTGTGGATCCGCTCGAGCTGCGGTTCAAGAACTACGCGGAGAGGGATCAGAACCAGGACAAGCCCTTCTCCAGCAAGGAGCTCAAGGCGTGCTACTACCAGGGCGCCGAGCGCTTTGGCTGGGGCAAGCGGAGCCCCGCGCCGCGCTCGATGCGCGAGGGCAAGCAGCTCATCGGCTGGGGCGTGGCCACGGGCATCTGGGAGGCCATGCAGCAACAGGCCGCCGCCAAGGCGGTGCTGAGCATCGATGGCACGCTCACGGTGAGCAGCGCCACCGCGGACATCGGCACCGGCACCTATACGGTCATGACGCAGATCGCCGCGGAGACGCTCGGCCTGCCCCTGGACAAGGTGACCTTCAAGCTGGGTGACTCCTCGCTGCCCAAGTCTCCCATCGAGGGCGGCTCGTGGACGGTGTCCTCGGTGGGCACGGCGGTGAAGGAGGTCTGCGAGAAGGTGCGCGAGCAGGTGTTCGCGTTCGCGCGCAAGGTGCACCACTCGCCGCTGGCCAAGGCGGAGCTGGACGAGGTGACGTTCAGCGGGGGCCACATCCGGCTCAAGTCCGATGCATCGCGCGCGGTGTCCCTCACCGAGGCCATGCGCCACGCGGGAGTACTCCACGTGGAGGAGCAGGCCCTGGGGCTGCCCAATCCCAAGCAGTTGCAATACACGCGCGCCACACACTCCGCCGTGTTCGCCGAGGTGAAGGTGGACGAGGACCTGGGCGTGGTGAAGGTCACCCGCGTGGTGAGTGCCATCGCTGGTGGACGCGTGCTCAATCCCAAGACGGCGCGCAGTCAGATCATCGGCGGCATCGTTTGGGGCATCGGCATGGCGCTGGAGGAGGAGACGTTGCTGGACCAGAAGCTCGGTCGCTTCATGAACCACGACCTCGCCGAGTACCACGTGCCGGTGAACGCCGACGTGCACGACATCGACGTCATCTTCGTCGACGAGGAAGACACGATCGTCAACCCTCTGGGCGCCAAGGGCCTGGGAGAGATTGGAATCGTCGGAGTGGCGGCGGCCATCGCCAACGCCATCTTCCACGCGACGGGCAAGCGCGTACGCGAGTTGCCCATCACGCTCGACAAGCTGCTGTAG
- a CDS encoding FAD binding domain-containing protein: MNRFSYERADTIAGAVSAASQTPSARFIAGGTNLVDLLKANVMRPERLIGLSRLPLDTIEETKEGGLRIGALVTNADTAYHPQVERRYPLLARAILAGASAQLRNMATTGGNLLQRTRCYYFYDPGTPCNKREPGSGCGAREGINRIHAILGTSDQCIATHPSDMCVALAALAATVHVTGPRGERTLAFADFHRLPGDTPERDSNLEPGELITAVELPPQGFASHCTYLKLRDRQSYAFALVSVAAALELDGGTIREARIALGGVAHKPWRVPSAEALLQDKPATPENFQPVADALLQGARGFGHNTFKIELARRAIVRALSQAAGLEHSS, from the coding sequence ATGAACCGCTTCTCCTACGAACGCGCGGACACCATCGCCGGGGCCGTGAGCGCGGCGAGCCAGACGCCCTCGGCCCGGTTCATCGCCGGCGGCACCAACCTCGTGGACCTGCTCAAGGCCAACGTCATGCGCCCCGAGCGGCTCATCGGCCTGTCGCGCCTGCCGCTCGACACCATCGAGGAGACCAAGGAGGGCGGCCTGCGCATCGGCGCGCTCGTGACCAACGCGGACACCGCCTACCACCCGCAGGTGGAGCGGCGCTATCCACTGCTCGCCCGGGCCATCCTCGCGGGCGCCTCGGCGCAGTTGCGCAACATGGCCACCACGGGCGGCAACCTCCTGCAGCGCACGCGCTGCTACTACTTCTACGACCCGGGCACGCCCTGCAACAAACGCGAGCCCGGCAGCGGCTGCGGCGCGCGCGAGGGCATCAACCGCATCCACGCCATCCTCGGCACCAGCGACCAGTGCATCGCCACCCACCCCTCGGACATGTGCGTGGCGCTCGCGGCGCTCGCCGCCACCGTGCACGTCACCGGGCCCCGGGGCGAGCGCACCCTCGCCTTCGCCGACTTCCACCGGCTGCCCGGCGACACGCCCGAGCGCGACTCCAACCTCGAGCCCGGTGAGCTCATCACCGCCGTGGAGCTGCCTCCCCAGGGCTTCGCCTCGCACTGTACCTACCTGAAGCTGCGCGATCGCCAGTCCTATGCCTTCGCGCTCGTGTCCGTCGCCGCCGCGCTCGAGCTGGACGGCGGCACCATCCGCGAGGCCCGCATCGCGCTCGGCGGCGTGGCCCACAAACCCTGGCGAGTCCCCAGCGCCGAGGCCCTGCTCCAGGACAAGCCCGCCACGCCGGAGAACTTCCAGCCCGTGGCGGACGCGCTGCTCCAGGGCGCGCGAGGCTTTGGTCACAACACCTTCAAGATCGAACTGGCCCGGCGCGCCATCGTGCGTGCCCTCTCCCAGGCCGCCGGATTGGAGCACTCCTCATGA
- a CDS encoding (2Fe-2S)-binding protein, producing the protein MSSSAGDPGAGRPPTTAPSPHPITLRVNGAPKQLDVAPWTTLLDLLRDTLDLTGTKKGCDHGQCGACTVLVNGKRINSCLSLAVTQDGAEVTTIEGLASGGTLHPVQAAFVEKDAFQCGYCTPGQICSAVGLLREGRAQNLDDIRELMSGNLCRCGAYPNILAAIDQARRQGNGGQTP; encoded by the coding sequence ATGAGTTCCTCCGCTGGAGATCCGGGCGCCGGCCGGCCGCCCACGACAGCCCCCTCCCCCCACCCCATCACCCTCCGGGTCAACGGCGCGCCCAAGCAACTGGACGTCGCCCCGTGGACCACCCTGCTCGATCTGCTGCGCGACACGCTCGATCTGACCGGCACCAAGAAGGGCTGTGACCACGGCCAGTGCGGCGCCTGCACCGTGCTCGTCAATGGCAAGCGCATCAACTCCTGTCTCTCCCTCGCCGTCACCCAGGACGGCGCGGAGGTCACCACCATCGAGGGGCTCGCCTCGGGCGGGACGCTGCACCCCGTCCAGGCCGCCTTCGTCGAGAAGGATGCCTTCCAGTGCGGCTACTGCACCCCGGGGCAGATCTGCTCCGCGGTGGGGCTGCTGCGCGAGGGCCGCGCCCAGAACCTCGACGACATCCGCGAGCTCATGAGCGGCAACCTCTGCCGCTGCGGCGCCTATCCCAACATCCTCGCCGCCATCGATCAGGCGCGGCGCCAGGGCAACGGAGGCCAGACGCCATGA
- a CDS encoding CDP-alcohol phosphatidyltransferase family protein — MRRRTSLVLLNAFSLCRLPLAAAFVLWEASLLRVGLVMAAALSDFLDGWIARRKHLESYWGALIDPLADRGFVMVALLTYVLEGKLSLAAFCVLVVRDMATGLGFLVARVVPRLRPVKFQARMLGKVVTTLQLGALLAVLVVPVLVPLLVVAVGLTAIASVVDYTAFMWRSAARHAAGAEHLPESSRQRVA; from the coding sequence ATGCGTCGCCGGACGAGCCTCGTGCTCCTCAACGCCTTCTCGCTCTGTCGCCTGCCGCTGGCGGCCGCCTTCGTACTGTGGGAGGCGTCGCTCTTGCGCGTGGGGCTGGTGATGGCCGCGGCCCTGTCGGACTTCCTGGACGGGTGGATCGCCCGGCGCAAGCACCTGGAGTCGTATTGGGGCGCGCTCATCGATCCGCTCGCGGACCGCGGCTTCGTGATGGTGGCGCTGCTGACGTACGTGCTGGAGGGCAAGCTGTCGTTGGCGGCGTTCTGCGTGCTCGTGGTGCGCGACATGGCGACGGGGCTGGGCTTCCTCGTGGCCCGGGTGGTGCCGAGGCTCAGGCCGGTGAAGTTCCAGGCGCGGATGCTGGGCAAGGTGGTGACGACGCTCCAGCTCGGGGCGCTGCTCGCCGTGCTGGTGGTGCCGGTGCTCGTGCCGCTGCTGGTGGTGGCGGTGGGCCTGACGGCGATCGCCTCGGTGGTGGACTACACGGCGTTCATGTGGCGGTCGGCGGCACGTCATGCCGCCGGGGCCGAGCACCTGCCCGAGTCCTCGCGTCAGCGCGTGGCCTAG
- a CDS encoding M3 family metallopeptidase, giving the protein MNPRPAVVLRLAACGLAAVLASVGCAHSPSWKSVPTPLASAPVAPPEGSRPLAGSLEDFTRACSTGLDRARERITHLKTLSPSREGPAVLEAYDEAMAALGGCTSLAGLAREVHPQAAFRDAARQSEQRADALQVSIAQDRAVYDALSAVDLAQADAATRYWMERTLLDFRRAGVDRDDPTRERVKALNEAILKLGQTFNQNIAEDVRRVELEPRELAGLPEDFVRAHPPGANGRVVLTTNYPDYFPFMTYARDAKAREKLWRVYHQRAFPQNEQVLTQLIARRHELATLLGYASWAAYVTETKMTRTPQAAGDFLARVEGASKARAQEEAERMLARKRRDEPAASRVEPWDQDYYEDQLRTERFGFDSQAVRPYLEYGRVKKGVMDITSRMWGIAFEPVKDAAVWHADVEAYDVTDHGERLGRIFLDMHPREDKYKHAAQFDVVTGQAGKRLPEGTLVCNFPRPGELMTPDEVETFFHEFGHLLHHVFAGRQKWKGISGISTEWDFVETPSMLLQQWASQPAILQEFARHHQTGEPIPTALVEKLRAARESGKGLWTRRQLFLSAVSLEYYSRPPGFDTTQVLARLQEQYSPFRHEYREGTHFQLSFGHLEGYSAAYYTYLWSLVIAKDLETEFQKQGYLDPATTMKYRRTVLEPGGSKPAAELVRDFLGRPHDFDAYRAYLDAS; this is encoded by the coding sequence ATGAATCCCAGGCCGGCGGTTGTCCTCAGACTCGCGGCATGTGGCCTCGCGGCCGTGCTCGCCTCGGTGGGATGCGCCCACTCCCCCTCGTGGAAGTCCGTCCCCACCCCCCTCGCCTCCGCTCCCGTGGCCCCGCCCGAGGGCTCCCGGCCCCTGGCCGGCTCGCTCGAGGACTTCACCCGGGCGTGTTCCACCGGGCTCGACCGGGCGCGCGAGCGCATCACCCACCTCAAGACGCTCTCGCCCTCGCGCGAGGGCCCCGCGGTGCTCGAGGCCTATGACGAGGCCATGGCGGCGCTCGGGGGCTGCACGAGCCTGGCCGGGCTCGCGCGCGAGGTCCATCCCCAGGCCGCCTTCCGCGACGCCGCGCGCCAGAGCGAGCAGCGGGCCGATGCCCTCCAGGTCTCCATCGCCCAGGACCGGGCCGTGTACGACGCGCTGAGCGCGGTGGACCTCGCCCAGGCGGATGCCGCCACGCGCTACTGGATGGAGCGCACGCTGCTCGACTTCCGCCGCGCCGGCGTGGACCGCGACGACCCCACGCGCGAGCGGGTGAAGGCGCTCAACGAGGCCATCCTCAAGCTCGGCCAGACGTTCAACCAGAACATCGCCGAGGACGTGCGCCGGGTGGAGTTGGAGCCGCGGGAGCTGGCGGGCCTGCCCGAGGACTTCGTGCGCGCCCACCCGCCGGGAGCCAACGGCCGCGTGGTGCTCACCACCAACTACCCGGACTACTTCCCCTTCATGACGTATGCGCGCGACGCCAAGGCGCGCGAGAAGCTCTGGCGCGTCTACCACCAGCGCGCCTTCCCCCAGAACGAGCAGGTGCTCACCCAGCTCATCGCCCGGCGCCACGAGCTGGCCACGCTGCTCGGCTACGCCTCCTGGGCCGCCTACGTCACCGAGACCAAGATGACGCGCACCCCCCAGGCGGCGGGGGACTTCCTCGCCCGGGTGGAGGGCGCGTCGAAGGCGCGCGCCCAGGAGGAAGCGGAGCGGATGCTCGCGCGCAAGCGGCGGGATGAGCCGGCGGCCTCCCGCGTGGAGCCGTGGGATCAGGACTACTACGAGGACCAACTGCGCACGGAGCGCTTCGGCTTCGACTCGCAAGCCGTGCGGCCCTACCTCGAGTACGGGCGCGTGAAGAAAGGGGTGATGGACATCACCTCGCGCATGTGGGGCATCGCCTTCGAGCCCGTGAAGGACGCCGCGGTGTGGCATGCCGACGTGGAAGCCTATGACGTCACCGACCATGGCGAGCGGCTCGGGCGCATCTTCCTCGACATGCACCCGCGCGAGGACAAATACAAACACGCCGCCCAGTTCGACGTCGTCACGGGCCAGGCCGGCAAGCGTCTTCCGGAGGGCACGCTCGTGTGCAACTTCCCGCGCCCCGGCGAGCTGATGACCCCGGACGAGGTGGAGACGTTCTTCCACGAGTTCGGCCACCTGCTGCACCACGTCTTCGCGGGCCGGCAGAAGTGGAAGGGCATCAGCGGCATCTCCACCGAGTGGGACTTCGTGGAGACGCCCTCCATGCTGTTGCAGCAGTGGGCCAGCCAGCCCGCCATCCTCCAGGAGTTCGCCCGCCATCACCAGACGGGAGAGCCCATCCCCACCGCGCTCGTGGAGAAGCTGCGCGCGGCCCGGGAGTCCGGCAAGGGCTTGTGGACGCGCCGCCAGCTCTTCCTGTCCGCGGTGTCCCTCGAGTACTACTCACGGCCGCCGGGCTTCGACACCACCCAGGTGCTCGCGCGGTTGCAGGAGCAATACAGCCCCTTCCGCCACGAGTACCGCGAGGGAACGCACTTCCAACTGTCCTTCGGACACCTGGAGGGCTACTCGGCCGCGTACTACACGTATCTCTGGTCACTCGTCATCGCCAAGGACCTGGAGACCGAGTTCCAGAAGCAGGGCTACCTCGACCCGGCCACCACGATGAAGTACCGCCGCACGGTGCTCGAGCCCGGTGGCTCCAAGCCCGCCGCGGAGCTGGTGCGGGACTTCCTCGGCCGGCCCCACGACTTCGACGCCTATCGCGCATATCTCGATGCGTCATGA
- a CDS encoding terpene synthase family protein yields the protein MRQRTLKSGPGAALLEEPPRVEGLSLSLLRIPAALPCEPSLYAAAMERSTRGRVLALELLRREPAQVRRFDASQFGLLTAHVYPRGTRERLELCNDWHVWLFLFDDEVDERVEVGQRPAYLKAYVDACLEVLRGGALRARATPLERFTWDLRQRMSRLASEPWMERFVRDVEDYLHRGTLPAARHWTEGTVPDLESYIEQRALDSAVYTAQDLVEFAEPGQELPEELLRLPLVRRLRLLCTRVVALTNDLFSFEKEVLWHRNPNNFVHVLRVDRGLELREAISTAIDIINADTDAFIACEELLQASRLADPRLLGYVEGLKAWIRGNVHWSLVTGRYSSPTSPFPELRRGASP from the coding sequence ATGCGACAACGCACCCTCAAGTCCGGTCCTGGCGCGGCGCTCCTCGAGGAGCCTCCGCGGGTGGAGGGGCTGAGTCTGTCGCTGCTGCGCATCCCCGCGGCGTTACCGTGCGAGCCGAGTCTGTACGCGGCGGCGATGGAGCGGAGCACCCGGGGGCGGGTGTTGGCGCTGGAGCTGCTGCGGCGCGAGCCGGCGCAGGTGCGGCGCTTCGACGCGAGCCAGTTCGGCCTGCTCACGGCGCACGTCTATCCGCGGGGCACGCGGGAGCGGCTGGAGCTGTGCAACGACTGGCACGTGTGGTTGTTCCTCTTCGACGACGAGGTCGACGAGCGGGTGGAGGTGGGCCAGCGGCCGGCGTATCTGAAGGCGTACGTGGACGCGTGCCTCGAGGTGTTGCGCGGCGGCGCGTTGAGGGCCCGGGCCACGCCGCTCGAGCGCTTCACCTGGGATTTGCGCCAGCGCATGAGCCGCCTGGCGAGCGAGCCGTGGATGGAGCGCTTCGTGCGCGACGTGGAGGACTACCTGCACCGGGGCACGCTGCCGGCGGCGCGCCACTGGACGGAGGGCACGGTGCCGGACCTCGAGTCCTATATCGAGCAGCGTGCCCTGGACTCGGCGGTGTACACGGCGCAGGACCTGGTGGAGTTCGCCGAGCCGGGACAGGAGCTGCCCGAGGAGCTGTTGCGCCTGCCGCTGGTGCGGCGGCTGCGGCTGCTGTGCACCCGGGTGGTGGCGTTGACCAATGATCTCTTCTCCTTCGAGAAGGAGGTCCTCTGGCACCGCAACCCGAACAACTTCGTCCACGTCCTGCGGGTGGACCGGGGGCTGGAGCTGCGCGAGGCCATCTCCACGGCGATCGACATCATCAACGCGGACACGGACGCGTTCATCGCGTGCGAGGAGCTGCTCCAGGCGTCCCGTTTGGCGGACCCCCGGCTGCTCGGGTACGTGGAGGGCCTGAAGGCGTGGATCCGCGGCAACGTGCACTGGTCGCTGGTGACGGGGCGCTACAGCTCGCCCACCTCGCCGTTTCCGGAGCTGCGCCGCGGGGCGTCCCCGTGA
- a CDS encoding thioredoxin family protein, which produces MAHPVSYDATPQTFDALVLEPRDELVVVDFWGPGCPNCDIYAAAEPSLLSELEGARMRVVKVNAYEHEELARRFGLYGIPTFLLFRDGERIGKMSQYYGREYWLGVIRDHLPPA; this is translated from the coding sequence ATGGCACATCCCGTGAGCTACGACGCGACGCCACAGACCTTCGATGCCCTGGTGCTGGAGCCCCGGGACGAGCTGGTCGTGGTGGACTTCTGGGGGCCCGGCTGCCCCAACTGCGACATCTACGCCGCCGCCGAGCCCTCGCTCCTGTCCGAGCTGGAGGGCGCGCGCATGCGCGTGGTCAAGGTGAACGCGTACGAGCACGAGGAGCTCGCGCGACGCTTCGGCCTGTATGGCATCCCCACCTTCCTCCTGTTCCGCGACGGCGAGCGCATCGGAAAGATGAGCCAGTACTACGGGCGCGAGTACTGGCTCGGCGTCATCCGAGATCACCTGCCCCCGGCCTGA